caagagtCGGATTTTCtggtctccaagagggagcttcacacacatatacacttagattaggctagagtagacttctatcttgtataaaataaaaacaagattttgaaaACAGCTAAGAGGGTGTTTTcagaatacaaaaaaaaaaaaattaatgacataaataaattgaaaacagtgGAGCTCACATATTTATCCAAacttttttatctcttaaattaaggAGTTTATCTTTATCACGAAAAGAATTCTCacactttaaatttaaaacttatcattaaaaaaaaaatttgatgagcTCTATTCCTTATCATTatctacacacaaaaaaaagtaatctataaattttacatgttactttttgtaaattttttctttaaaaaaaaatctcaataatataaataatctcccaaacaattatttttggttttagtaTTTcgaaaattattcttaaaagtGGGAGCCAAACacgtaaaatttgaaaattattatctaaaaaatagtttcaagttcaaattttgaaaatgatttttatactattttgaaaacaaaaacaaaaatactcaTCATAGTTTTGAAATCTGGACTGGACCGTACGGTCCAACCGGGAAAACCTCGAACCGCTCATGGGAAAAAAGCAGGGACCCTTGCGAACCGCGGTTAGACCTTACGGTTCTTGCGGTTCTCATAGgtccctttttaaaaaaaatttaagcctTAAACGGCACCATACCGGAATATGTACTATTTTTGGtcagaaaaaaaatatccaaacagaAAACGTAAAAAGAAATCAGAAAACGTCTGATCTGACCTAGAAAACCTCTAATCTTTGTTTCAGTCTTTGCTTCACTCTCAAAAAACATCTCAcataatccaaacacaaaacacaaaacaaaatccaattcttacaataaatttgaatcagaacaagcaaatatgaaaaaaaaaaaaaaagaacaacagcCGATCTGACCCAGTCCGGTGGTGGGGAGGAGGATGACGGCGGTGGGGCGGCGACGAGGATGACATGGTGAACACCGATCTCCACCGGCTTGTCCTTTCGGTGACCTTGATCTCCACCGACCAGCCTTATATCATATAGCATCCTGagcagtctctctctctctctctctctctctctctctctctctctctctctctctctctctctctctctctctctctctctctctctctctctctctctctctctctctctctctctctctctctctgatgtgAATGTGATAACTATGAAGTAAATGTGAGGCTCTCACTCGAGTCTTGAGTCAATGAGTAATAAATGGGTCCATGTGTGGTGCTCTTTAATCCTTatcccttagttttttttttttttaatatgtaatcgtgtggttttttttttttttttttttgggattcaaACGTGTggtatttttttatgagaaaacgtGTGGTATTTAATATTAAGAAAtggcaattaaaaaatgatatcataatattttcacaataaattttaaagattgttattagctaatattggtgagtaaaaaaataatttcagtggtgtgttcaaattaaaactagtaacaactttccacataagattttgatgtgattcttgtaaaaatattgcaaaaaatgttatagatataatataacaattctttctttcatcttcttttgtttgtatttcttttttatctcttcCTTAATTTCATTCACTTTTGTTTCTAGTGCTTTTTTAGGTTTGTGAATGTGAGCTAGACAACTGGTCACGTGGGCATTGGAAAGTAGAAATACAATCTGAGACTTTGTTTCTTAAAAAGCCTTGAGCCCCACATGATATGATAATACATCATATCATATTCTTTTGTCCACTTGCCGGTACAAATTgatgcttttaattttcttttcataaaaaaatagttattattattattggatagATATTTCATATTTGGGCTTGAGATGGATATATTAGACATagttaaaatatgaatttatagttttaactggactattttagttaatttttcttttttttactaatttaatatttatatatatttaaaataattattaaattaattatgacgtcatcacggttcgacccCGGTTCGACCTcggttcgacctcaaaaacTTTGAACTTTTCCTTTTTACGGTTCAATAAACGGTCCGGATTTCAAAACCACGATCCTCATACCAATCAGTCCCTAAATATTGCACCATTAATTTTAATCCTCATTGCTTAACAGACTTAATACAAAGTCCTATCTATAAATGCCGTTCAATTGCAACTCTTCTCGTATCATAGAGTTtacaacaaaccaaaaaaaaagaaagaaaagttagAAATCAATGATGGGCACTACCTATTTGTATAAGTTCATTTCCACGCGgctgtttttctctctcattacTTCTTTTACTCGCTGAATCTTTGTCTTCTATGCAGCCAAACTGCCATGCAGAGGAGAGGTTAGCCTTGTTGCAATTCAAAGATAGCTTTATGATAAACAAGTCTGCTTCCATAAATCCTTATCCTAAGGTTTCATCCTGGACTCTAAATGATTGCTGCTCATGGGATGGGGTTGAGTGCGACAAGCACACAGGTCATGTGATTGGCCTTGATCTCAGCAGTAGCTGTCTGTATGGTTCTTTTGACTCCAACAGCAGCCTTTTCCGCCTTCTTCAACTTCAAAAGCTTAACTTATCTTATAATCATTTCAATTACTCTCAAATCCCATTTCGAGTTGGCCATTTTTCGAGGTTAGCATATCTCGACCTCTCCCATTCTCTGTTCTCCGGGCGAGTACCACAAAGCTTGGCATATTTATCTTTCTTGACGGAACTCCGTCTAGATAACTGTGCATTGTATGGAGAATTTccaaccacaatatttttcctACCAAACCTACAACATCTTAGCGTAGAAGACAATCAAGACATTACTGGTCATTTGCCCGAACTTCACTCAAGTAGTTCCCTCGAGTATTTAAGTCTTCGACAAACAAGTTTCTTTGGTGAACTACCGGCTTCAATTGGAAACTTCAATTCTTTATCTTTCTTAGAACTTGGTAATTGCAATTTCTCAGGATCTATCCCGCCTTCAATCTGTAACCTCACCCAACTCAATTTTCTACACCTCCCAAATAACACTTTTACAGGTCACATCCCGTCTTCCTTGTCGAACCTGACCCAACTAACTTATTTGTGCCTTCAAAACAATCACTTGGAAGGTTCAATTCCGAGCTCATTCTCTGAACTCAAGAATGCAGAGTCTCTTGATCTTTCGGAAAATCGCTTGAGTGGGATGGTGGAGCTAGACGTGTTTCTTAAGCTCAAAAATTTAAGTGTACTTATGCTGTCATCTAACCATTTGTACGTACTTACCAAAACCAGTTCAAATGACACGCTTCCACGGTTTCACACTCTGGCATTGGGTTCTTGCAGCTTAAGCAAGTTCCCGGGTTTTTTGAAAAACCAAAGCAAATTGAGTTGGCTGGATCTAGAATACAACAATTTTCAAGGCTTAATACCCAAATGGATGTATAATGTTAGTGTAGAAGCTCTTCGGGCTCTGATGCTTGATGAAAACTCTCTGACAGGCTTTGAGCAAACACCAGCCGTTCTCCCATGGCGTCTTGTAGAACTTTTAGGGCTTAGTGGTAATATGCTACAAGGAACGCTCCCAATTCCAGCACCATCTACCAAGCTTTATGAAATTCAGCATAATTCATTGAAGGGAGAAATTTCACCGTTGATTTGCAATGTGAGTTCACTCGAAATACTACTTTTGTTTGATAACAATTTGAGTGTCACGCTTCCTCCTTGTCTAGGAAACTTTAGTAGTTCTTTGTCAGTGTTTAATCTGGGTGGGAACAACTTCTACGGCCCCATCCCAAAAACTTGGGCAAAGGGAAGTAGCTTAAGGATGATTGACTTGAGTCAAAACCAATTACAGGGTCAGCTGCCAAAATCACTAGCTAATTGTACCATGCTAGAGTATCTTCATGTCGGTACCAATCAGATCAATGATACCTTTCCGTTTCGGTTGGGAACTCTTCCCCAGCTGAAGCTTCTTGTTTTGCGTTCTAATGGGTTCTATGGTGTAATAAGGAATCCTGAAACCCATCATACATTCCCCATGTTACGTATCATTGATATCTCTCACAACGATTTCTCAGGAAATTTGCCTTCGGGGTACTTTCAACATTGGATTGCCATGAAAACAGTTGAGAGTACAGCACAGTTGATATACATGCAAACAAGTTTCAGTGGAGAAGGGTGGGGTTCAAAATTCGATTACCCAGTTACAATAACAAACAGAGCTATAGAGCTAAACTATGACAGGATCCTAGATACCTTATCAGCCGTAGATCTCTCAAGCAATCGATTTGAAGGGAAAATCCCAGAAGACATTGGAAATCTAAAAGCTATTCATTTGCTCAATCTTTCAAACAATGCTCTTACCGGTCAAATCCCATTGTCCTTGGGAAGCATGACAGAGCTAGAATCTTTGAACCTCTCTAGAAACAAGTTGTTTGGGGAGAAAGAGGGAAAAGCTCTTGGCAACGTGGGACAAAGAAAGTTCCCAAGGTGTAAGCAATTAATTTTCCTGGGTACAAAAACTGTTCACACAATAAtcaatcaaataattaaaattcaagtttttataatcttaaattatgcctaaaaataagtttatgaatcaaatagtaaataatatctaatttgaaCTAAATTTGATCAAAGAACAtgcatattaaaaatataaagaatatgttattcaacaattaaatttttttgaaacaaacaattaatttttaaaatgcctaatcacattaactttttttaatattgtttgtagGCAAACTTTATCAATCTCAAAATTCCAACTAGGGGGAACCACCTAACATTATCATTTGCTGCCGTCTTTATCGTGACATCCTTTCAGCCTAACGATGGTTTGTTTTATTGTGGCTTGTAAAATCAGGTCGAGCAGACACAACGTGAGTAACGTGAGTTTGAAAAGACTAGAAAAGTATCGTgagatttcaaaagttttgagCACTAGACGTTTGTCaattagttgaaaaaaaaaaaatacgaggATAATTAAGTCCGTTTGGTAGGGCAGTCAGTGTTTCTCTTTTGGTTTAAAGAAATTGACGTATAGTGGTGACCGTGGGTGCGTCTGATGACTCTGATAGGAAGAAAAAGTTGAATTTCTAAATCATTGCTGACCTCCTTTTAGTGTATGGCATAGATGTTTATGAGTAATGCTAGAATTATAATCCAAAAATCAAtctcagaatttttttttttttttttttttacgaaatATGAAAGTGATAGTGGTTATGGACCCTTAATCGTGATAGATTGATCCAACTTGATGATATGatttcagtcaaaaaaaaaaaaaatcttttgacgATTGATAGAATCTTTTGCTCCCAACCATTGATAAGGTACGTACCTTTTGCTCCCAACCATCAATTAAGTATTGCATTtcatcttatcaaaaaaaaagtattgcatCTCATGCAATAACCTAATTATTGTACAGGATCTTGATCTGTAGGTAGAGGTTCCAAGGTTGCAAAATATAGACATACAGAAAATGTACTCATCAACCGCGAGATAAATTGCAGTATATATCCCCACTATTTTCCCAGATGAGTATCTAAGATTAATATCTTGGTGATGCGAActtcaatcgacacgctttgaaacccaacaaaaatattggaatacttgcccaagaaagctaaaattcagatttatgatagaaactctaacccaacgtttataatcgaaacgcaaaccaaatgtataagttgaccttgacccaatgattataaagaatcacgaaccaaaggtataaagtttgaacgccacaaggaagaatccttgataagttcacaattcttgaagaaccaaaagagagcaaagcctcacattttctgatttttattcaataatgttatatgaaaaacgtttacagacttaagagcctatttaagggctccataaaacttgacaggcAAGAAAATACattctaaaataactcataattgataccttaccatatctagaatcaaatttgacctaaaaagcattaaatgcacctaaaaacaaggaaataaatcacctaaacctaaaataacgttttttacataaaaataccaaaattaataaattacaataattaaacaataaattgtgtcctacatcagacccctccacttgaaacaaactcgtcctcgagttcagctttgaaatctaaaatcttccgctccaaataaacaaatactttgaatgctttaatgacttgatgtGGTTGTGAAACTTCAATCCTTCATAacgtgtagcagaaaatttcttctcatctactttcaatttatttgcaacatcaattaacaaagggttgataataaaattaaaattttctactccaagaaaatcaacatattgtatagtcatcttcatcaaatcaactgagactagaggattgtgagttgtggactcatcctcatatttaacctcaattgaatcctccacaatgttctcaataattaccatctcttttttttttttcaagtttttttcttttttttcacttttttttttggatgataacaggaaataaaagataaaatgatagaaaactgattttagaacctgtgctctgataccaaattatgcgaacctcaatcgacacgctttgagacccaacaaaaatattggaatacttgcccaagaaagctaaaattcagattttttatagaaatcctgacccaacgtttataattgaaacacgaaccaaaggtataagttgaccttgacccaatgattataaagaatcacgaaccaaatgtataaagtttgaacaccacaaggaagaatccttgataagttcacagttcttgaagaaccaaaagagagcaaagcctcacattttctgatttttattcaataatgttatatgaaaaacgtttacagacttaagagcctatttaagggctccataaaacttgacagacaagaaaatatattctaaaataactcctaattgataccttaccatatctagaatcaaatttgacctaaaaaacattaaatgcacctaacaacaaggaaataaatcacctaaacctaaaataacgtttttacataaaaataccaaaattaataaattacaataattaaacaataaattgtgtcctacatcactTGGTATGTATTAGCTTCATAAAGATGCAGGGACGTTTTAAAGGCAGAAGTGAGAACAGATCATTTTTAGCACCACAACCAAATTTACGAgtgataaggaaaaaaaaaactattgtttaaacacttaCCAAACAGGCTCGACCTGATTGACAAGCCACAATAAATCAAACCTGCAAACGGACTTatcctcttatttttcttttggtttaaaGAAATTGACGTATAGCCGTGACCGTGGGTGCATCTGATGACTCTGATAGGAAGAAAAAGTTGAATTTCTAAATCATTGCTGGCCTCCTTTTAGTATATGGCATAGATGTTTATGAGTAATGCTAGGATTATACATAAAATGTACTCATCAACTGCGAGATAAATTGCAGTATTTATCCCCACTATTTTCCCAGAAGAATATCTAAGATTAATGTCTTGGTACGCATTAGCTTCATAAAGATGCAGGGACGTTTTAAAGGCGaaagtgaaaacaaaaaacttctAGCACTACCGCAACCAATTTTAAGTAAATTGTGACATCTAATCACAGTTTACCATATAAAATAATTACGAAAATATGCGTAGAATTGATTGTGatcctaaaattaaaaataaagagaaagactCTTTAAATACAAAGTCTTGTGTCCACACTTCACATCTAAGGCAGACCATAAATTAGGCAAACCATAAAGTAGACTGACTTaatacccaaaaataaaaataaatggcaAATTACAGTAAATTCACATGTAATTTGGCTAATTTTCACCTTGTTTACTACTCGTAGTTCAAAACTTAACACTTTACCCGCCTAAGATTACCTCTGTTAAGGTTCCATAACCTATCTCTATTAGAAATATGGGTACATGGTGAACCCAAGCCAAGTTCCTTAAGTAATGCACTAAAGCagtaattaattttaaagaataattcATTCAATTgcgggccaaaatgggcttttgcccttttcgcgaaaaaaaaaatcaacatgttACCCCCTTTcctaaactaattagggaaatgcccctctttttaaactcgattttttcaaaatcgagttaagccctatagcgacattttaaggagcctatagtgacgtttttaaggccctatagcggcgttttgtaactcgagctccatgagatcaagttataggtaaaaataaataaataaaaaaacttgcatgtaactcgatttcatggagGTCGAGTTACAAAaagccgctataggtccttaaaatgtcactataagctccttaaaatgtcgctatagggctccagaattttttttttttttttgaaactcaatttttagaaaatcgagttttaaaagaggggcatttgcccattttttttgtgcaaaatggacatttgcccattttcgccctCAATTGCATGAAAGGGttaattgcatgagggaatctATACCCAGCCCCAAATTATTAAAACTTATCATCATCACTCCAATCCTAACAAAGATTACAAAATGCACTTAAATTGACAATTCAAACTAATGGACACACGCACGTCATACTTTATTCGCTATAATTAAACATCTACAAGTAATTCGTGTTAATACCTAACAACCTCCCCTAGTGTTTGTAACACCTCTTAAGTACCATGGTTAGGGTTTtctttgcccttttttttttgggttttaaccTCAATCTTATGAGCTAAACCTTTCAAAGGGGTTGGCCTAATGATTCTTAAGGCTTTATGAAATCTACGAGGTCCTTGAGCCAACATCTTAATTAAGCCACCCTCAAGAGATTTCTCTCTACaaaaatatgttcttaacatctTTAACAATCATAGTATGAAAACCAATAGCACCACTATTTTCTCAGAATAGTATCTATGATTAATGTCTTGGTATGTATCAACTTCATAAAGATGCTGGACTTTTTTTAAGGCAAAAGTCACTCCCCAAATGATTTAAACTTATAATCATCACTCCAATCTTATCAAAGATGATAAATTGTACCTAAATTTCAAACAAATGGCCACATCggttctaaaaataaaataaaaactaatggTCACATGCACTGTCATACTATTTTAGCTATAATAACAACTACAAGTAACTCAGTTAATGCCTTAAGATCATTCACAGCAAagttgctaaaaaaatatagcttttaacaactcaaaacactactttatctattttaacactccACTTTATGATATATCCAACATCAAgggttttattttaacattcaacacattaaaataatataaacaacacaatgAAATAATATGTCCaacacaataaataataatcataatcatcaatacattaaaatactaattttttaacaccacatattaatttttttttaagttttaaaaatacagTGAGCTGCTATCTCTAGACCCAAATTATTTTGAGTTTCCTTCTTTGCTGTAGAGCACTTTTTAAGAGTATTGGTTGCTAAATTGACTTTTTAGTCAATTTAGCAACCTCATTGCGAATGCTCACAATCTGTTTCGGTGTTTGTGACACCACCAAGTACCATGGTTAGggttttgttttctgttttttttttttttttaaggttttaacTTTAATATTATGAGTTTTAAACCTTTCCAAGGGGATGCCTTAATAGTTCTTAAAACCTCATGAGATCTATAAAGTCCTCGGGTCAACGTCTTGAAGTAACCCCCAAAAAATTCCTCTCTACAAAAATATGTTCTaagaattctaatttaaattctaatagTTAATTCCATGGGATTCCTTCCTATAGTTGCTAGTGTGTATGGGACGGGGGATTGCACAATATCATTGTCACTACTTATGCTTGGTCTAGAGGAACCAATCTCAAAACTCCAAAATCTGATACCTTTTCTGTGTAATTTAGCAATATGTTTAAGTACTTCACATCTCTATGGATTATAGGTGTAGAAGCTGTAGAGTGCAAATATGATTGAACTTCTGCTGTTTCTATAGCTATCCTAAAACAAATTTCCCATGATACAGTGGATGCCTTGCTTTTGCTATGTATGTACTTGAAAAGGGTACCATTAGGTACGGTATCATAAACTAGTAAAGGAACTGATGTCTCCAAACAATAACCCAATAGATCAACGAAAGTACAATTAGCTCATTGATAAAATGCTCAATCTGGCTTTGATCTACTATTTTAGATTTCTTGATGACGACAATCCTATCATtcagtaaaaatattttataagcaaTACTGAACCCTCTGCAACcatttatttttagagttttatcaTAATTATTGATAACTTTCAAGCTTTTTTGTGGTGAagattttggtgttttcaattgattttttttttttttaagatttattattgataggccaaaaacgtattaaccccttgtgatggattaattgattaattagccaagtttaattaattaatcaatttaacatgcaaacgcatgatagcacaaacaaatcaccactaaactaaagtgcagcgaaaaaataaatttgacacagtgatttgtttacgaatggtgaaaacctccaaggcaaaaacctcactgggtgattttaaggtcaccactcccgagaatccatcacaacaagcggttacaagtaaaggaattccagtaccttataccaacctacagttgaacatttaccccaatacccaattggacttgttctgtagtgacaatctctccttttcaatgcatggctcctagtacatgactaaccaattgcgcggatcttagtatgcgacttcaatcaccaacttgagaaagatgttggttgcaaagttcttcagttcatcctcacaatgaagaacaagaagatgcttggttacaaaaccctacagtgcacAGACACAGCAGCtacttcacaaagagatgaactagggcaaactttgtctccggtcacaaattccttgaacaaactttgctcaatgcttgtgcaacttgtgtctactttgacgacccttaaaataatccttttatatgtctagggttatgagaaaaggaGGCCCAAAAACATATCcatggattggaatcaaaactgttctgaaaaactgtttttcttaaacctcgacaactaaaggtgtcgaggtgctgtcgagtaTTTATTGAGCCTCGAGGCTGGAGCAGCTTCTTAAGCTCAATAAATGCTAGTTGTCGAGCCTTAATGACAggcacttcttcaacttgtttcttgaacagatttgcatggctttaacacttgatcttgaaaccctgtttcttaaagtattaaaacatcctagatctacccaaatacaagtaaagtgcgttttgtcaaaggattagccaattacataaaagaatgatatatattcttaacaagtgaactacatatgtcctaacaatctccccctttggcaatccgtgacaaaaccacaacaaacaaatgaacatatgagagaagtcataaaacactcaactcatactcacttgttgaatacaataaaatctatcctaacacaaactcttgaaaaactttgcaagaaaagagttcatgacaagtagactttgataacttgtatttctgaaacaccttaaacaaaacacatcaaggcatctttgtgtgaagcagaaataatagattccatacaaaaataagaagcatgtgtgtaaagaaagaaaagaaacaacacatgtagagataggtgaataaCACAtatatcatcacatatatatatatatatatatatatatatatatatatatatatatatatatatatatatctaagataagcatcatgtatgtaaaattagttacaagacctaggtacaagaacaatgtatctccaacaaaaaaagaaaagaaaagaaaagatacatgtaatccttactacatccctcaaaaacaaacaaacactccctctaacaaaaatctcctatatccTAACTCTTCCCCTAagaatgactactctcatatccaaaactactccccttttttgtcacgagAGACAAAaggtaagagtgtcaagtaaACATCTCTTCagaactggaagagctagcatctccatccttATCATTATCATCGTCACCGGAACCATCATCAAGTGTCTCAGATGCCTcgggagaaggagaaggagactCTACAAAACCACCAAGACGAGCCTGTCATCTAGCAATAGGAccgacacgggtgttcacctgatacaactccaTAGAAAATGcatcaaggcgagcatccatgcactaaagctgcgccatgatcgcatccaaagtcacacctcccGCTAAAGTAGAGGAAGCGGAGGTAAAAGGAGctgaaggagtgggaggagTTGCTGAACCGGACCACCTCGAACGAAACTGCGCCTCACTCCGTTTAAAGGTAGCgtagtcaatggcacacataaaGGAGAAATGGTCGAAAGAGGAAAAAGGAACAGAAAAAATAGCATAAAATCCTcatgatagcagaaggaaagacgAGCTTATCATAGGTCgtcgtatccttatacacatctatgataggaACAATAAAATGTGAAAGGAAATCTATAGAAAGATCCTCAAGGAGGGACAacagaaaacgagcacgagACTCAGtaatagagttgtagtgagagggAGGATataaaacaaaagtcatcaccatgttcaagaatctaggacctttagcaaaaggtcgacataaTGTAAACTGACGCTCACCCCAATCAGCTGATCACTTACAAAATGCAGAGATTATCTCGTCTTTGGATACAATCTGTAGACGCTCATAACCGAGGTAATTAGGATGCGCAACCCTTGAAACACGGAGCACATCGGATACGAATTCCAATGTGACtactatgcgcgtacctcgaatgCAAGTATGAAAAAGAAGTACTGAAGTATCAGTTCCATGCATATTGGAATAGAACTCCTGGATAAGTATGGAAGGACAAGTGatcgggacgtcacacagtgactcccattcccaaCTGTGAATGACATTGGGAAGGTCAATGTCGACGAAATCCGACAAAATAACTTGGCGTTCTGAATGAAtacctcgtttagagaagttctccgagaagtccttttAGGCTTTCTCATCATGAAACCGAATAGAagaaggagtaggatcagaGGACGAAGAGGCCCTAAAACAAAAAGGGTTCTGGGACGGAGCAGACTTACATTTCGGTGCCATTGACGCACTAACGCaaactagagagagagggagaagaaagaaacactcagaaaagtcccaacacatttcaaatataacaagtatattgaaaggaaagaacgtatgcatgaaaaatgcataaacatgtgacatgcaattaaaagacatcatgggctcagcccaatccaatcctaccagcacacaatcaaattatacacatctaaatgcatgataatacaATTATAATGTTCATGGAATGCAATGTATGAGATTTGAAATTCAGTTAGgtaaaaacccatcccaaaaatttcacaaaactcaacaattttgaaaaacc
This portion of the Castanea sativa cultivar Marrone di Chiusa Pesio chromosome 7, ASM4071231v1 genome encodes:
- the LOC142644313 gene encoding receptor-like protein 6 — encoded protein: MQPNCHAEERLALLQFKDSFMINKSASINPYPKVSSWTLNDCCSWDGVECDKHTGHVIGLDLSSSCLYGSFDSNSSLFRLLQLQKLNLSYNHFNYSQIPFRVGHFSRLAYLDLSHSLFSGRVPQSLAYLSFLTELRLDNCALYGEFPTTIFFLPNLQHLSVEDNQDITGHLPELHSSSSLEYLSLRQTSFFGELPASIGNFNSLSFLELGNCNFSGSIPPSICNLTQLNFLHLPNNTFTGHIPSSLSNLTQLTYLCLQNNHLEGSIPSSFSELKNAESLDLSENRLSGMVELDVFLKLKNLSVLMLSSNHLYVLTKTSSNDTLPRFHTLALGSCSLSKFPGFLKNQSKLSWLDLEYNNFQGLIPKWMYNVSVEALRALMLDENSLTGFEQTPAVLPWRLVELLGLSGNMLQGTLPIPAPSTKLYEIQHNSLKGEISPLICNVSSLEILLLFDNNLSVTLPPCLGNFSSSLSVFNLGGNNFYGPIPKTWAKGSSLRMIDLSQNQLQGQLPKSLANCTMLEYLHVGTNQINDTFPFRLGTLPQLKLLVLRSNGFYGVIRNPETHHTFPMLRIIDISHNDFSGNLPSGYFQHWIAMKTVESTAQLIYMQTSFSGEGWGSKFDYPVTITNRAIELNYDRILDTLSAVDLSSNRFEGKIPEDIGNLKAIHLLNLSNNALTGQIPLSLGSMTELESLNLSRNKLFGEKEGKALGNVGQRKFPRLYGIDVYE